In a genomic window of Telopea speciosissima isolate NSW1024214 ecotype Mountain lineage chromosome 5, Tspe_v1, whole genome shotgun sequence:
- the LOC122662325 gene encoding WEB family protein At1g75720-like produces MEPLSPPSEKRITIDHSSTVDTSRPFRSVKEAVVLFSERFLAGDIYTNKAYTSSRDDEHALGNTLKKIEAELEETKRELKLLKEKESETEIALASLNAELHKNMSKMAQAEATAAAAMAKAVTTRTLVVRENREDDIIEEEEEREKDPIVRTQSSVTIAQLLSHGEQESYYHGITKKQKKMMKKKPIIPLVGNLLFSRKKGSSTTLHNPLYSSSIV; encoded by the coding sequence ATGGAACCCTTATCCCCTCCTAGTGAGAAGAGAATCACTATTGATCACTCCAGCACCGTCGACACTTCTCGCCCTTTCCGGTCCGTCAAAGAGGCAGTCGTACTATTCAGTGAGAGGTTTCTAGCCGGTGACATCTACACTAACAAGGCTTACACCAGTTCTAGAGATGATGAACATGCACTAGGGAATACCTTGAAGAAGATAGAAGCTGAATTGGAGGAGACTAAGAGAGAATTGAAGTTATTAAAGGAGAAGGAATCAGAGACAGAGATAGCATTGGCTTCACTAAATGCTGAGCTTCACAAGAACATGTCTAAGATGGCCCAAGCAGAAGCAACCGCAGCGGCGGCCATGGCGAAGGCAGTTACAACAAGAACTCTAGTTGTTAGGGAGAATAGGGAAGATGACATCattgaggaggaagaggagagggAAAAGGACCCAATAGTGAGGACACAGAGCTCTGTAACAATAGCTCAACTACTGAGTCATGGGGAGCAAGAAAGTTATTACCATGGAATCacaaagaagcaaaagaagatgatgaagaagaagcctATAATTCCTCTTGTGGGAAATTTACTGTTCTCAAGGAAGAAAGGTTCCTCCACCACCCTCCACAATCC